One window of the Carnobacterium maltaromaticum DSM 20342 genome contains the following:
- a CDS encoding Fur family transcriptional regulator has translation MTAVEQAIQKLKENGYKYTDKRENMLLLFANENRYLTAKEVQICLKDKYPNLSYDTIYRNIYTFVEMNILEETELNGEKIFRFGCMHTGHHHHFICTICGNTREINMCPMNFFEDQLTGCEIESHRFEIFGKCEKCVAV, from the coding sequence GTGACAGCAGTTGAACAAGCAATTCAAAAACTAAAAGAAAATGGGTATAAGTACACTGACAAGCGTGAAAATATGCTCCTATTATTTGCAAACGAAAATCGTTACTTGACTGCAAAGGAAGTTCAAATTTGTTTAAAAGATAAGTATCCTAATTTAAGTTATGATACTATCTATCGAAATATATACACTTTTGTAGAAATGAATATTCTAGAAGAAACAGAACTAAATGGTGAAAAAATATTTCGTTTTGGATGCATGCATACAGGACATCATCATCATTTTATCTGTACAATATGTGGAAATACGAGAGAAATTAACATGTGTCCAATGAATTTTTTTGAAGATCAATTAACAGGTTGTGAAATTGAAAGCCATCGATTTGAAATATTTGGAAAATGTGAAAAATGTGTAGCCGTTTAA
- the rpsU gene encoding 30S ribosomal protein S21: MSKTVVRKNESLDDALRRFKRTVSKTGTLQEARKREFYEKPSVKRKKKSEAARKRKF, from the coding sequence ATGTCAAAAACAGTCGTTCGTAAAAACGAATCTCTTGATGATGCTCTTCGTCGCTTCAAACGTACCGTTTCTAAAACAGGTACTTTACAAGAAGCTCGCAAACGCGAATTCTATGAAAAACCAAGTGTGAAGCGTAAGAAAAAATCTGAAGCTGCTAGAAAGCGTAAATTCTAA
- a CDS encoding helix-turn-helix transcriptional regulator, with protein MELTTRQKKIIQIVKTDEPISADNIAKQLSLSKPTLRSDLAILTMTGILDARPKVGYFFSGQNFDPLLFDDLYEKKITEIMVPPINVKKETTVSDAVTMLFMHDVGTLYVVENDELLGVISRKDLLRSTISSTDTHTIPVAMIMTRMPNVITIQENERILDAGYKIIQHEIDSIPVVDTQNPLKVIGKISKTVVLKHFINEALHLNR; from the coding sequence ATGGAGTTAACAACAAGACAAAAGAAAATCATTCAAATTGTTAAAACAGATGAACCGATTAGTGCCGATAATATTGCGAAACAATTAAGTTTATCCAAACCAACATTAAGAAGTGATTTAGCTATTTTAACGATGACTGGCATTTTAGATGCTCGTCCTAAAGTTGGTTACTTCTTTTCTGGACAAAATTTTGACCCGCTGCTTTTCGATGATTTATATGAAAAGAAAATTACAGAAATCATGGTTCCCCCTATTAATGTAAAAAAGGAAACTACAGTTAGTGATGCTGTAACCATGCTTTTCATGCATGATGTCGGCACTTTATATGTCGTTGAAAATGATGAATTGTTAGGTGTTATTTCACGAAAAGATTTGTTACGTAGTACGATTTCAAGTACTGATACGCATACTATCCCAGTAGCTATGATTATGACTAGGATGCCAAATGTTATTACAATTCAAGAAAATGAACGTATTCTTGATGCAGGTTACAAAATTATTCAACATGAAATTGATTCTATTCCAGTTGTTGATACACAAAATCCTCTAAAGGTAATTGGGAAAATTTCAAAAACTGTTGTACTAAAACATTTTATAAACGAAGCATTACATTTAAATAGATAA
- a CDS encoding GatB/YqeY domain-containing protein produces the protein MSLLTTLNEDMKTAMRAKDKETLSVVRMLKASLQNEQIKLGEELNADQELTILAREMKQRRDSVAEFKKANRQDLVDKTQAEIEIVEKYMPKQLSEDEIKTIVSAAIAKVGASSMKDFGQVMGAVMPETKGKADGNEVNRIVKELLN, from the coding sequence ATGTCACTTCTAACAACTTTGAATGAAGATATGAAAACAGCAATGCGTGCAAAAGACAAAGAAACTTTGTCTGTAGTTCGAATGCTTAAGGCTTCATTACAAAATGAACAAATTAAATTAGGTGAAGAATTGAATGCAGATCAAGAATTAACTATTCTTGCGCGTGAAATGAAACAACGTCGTGATTCAGTTGCAGAGTTTAAAAAAGCTAATCGTCAAGATTTAGTTGATAAAACTCAAGCTGAGATTGAAATTGTTGAAAAATATATGCCTAAACAACTTTCTGAGGATGAGATTAAAACAATTGTTAGTGCCGCAATTGCTAAAGTTGGAGCTTCTTCTATGAAGGACTTTGGCCAAGTAATGGGTGCTGTGATGCCTGAAACAAAAGGTAAAGCAGATGGCAATGAAGTTAATCGGATTGTCAAAGAGTTATTAAACTAA
- a CDS encoding pyruvate, water dikinase regulatory protein — MNTNPVIYVLSDSIGETAQKVVSAVLVQFPTLKITDIRRHPFIEDKMMLNEILNEALKENGVIVHTLVTAEFVDLVTNFCQDTGLSFVDVMSPLTKVLHAKTGIAPKEEPGALHKLDEHYFRRVSAIEFAVKFDDGKDPRSFLLADYVILGISRTSKTPLSMYLANKNYKVANLPLIPEASLPKELFEIDPAKIIGLTSSPEALMKIRTSRLKSLGLNEDSSYSSKERVIEELAYSAKLYSQLGIKVIDVEHRAIEETAALICELP, encoded by the coding sequence ATGAATACAAATCCTGTTATTTATGTTTTATCTGATTCGATTGGAGAAACTGCTCAAAAAGTGGTCTCTGCTGTTCTTGTTCAATTTCCAACTTTAAAAATTACAGATATTCGCCGCCATCCTTTTATTGAAGATAAGATGATGTTAAACGAAATCTTAAATGAAGCCTTAAAAGAAAATGGCGTAATCGTACATACTTTAGTGACCGCTGAATTTGTAGATTTAGTGACTAATTTTTGCCAAGATACGGGACTTTCTTTTGTTGATGTGATGAGTCCTTTAACTAAAGTTCTCCATGCTAAAACAGGAATTGCTCCAAAAGAAGAACCTGGCGCCCTTCACAAGCTTGACGAACATTATTTTAGACGTGTCTCCGCAATTGAGTTTGCCGTAAAATTTGATGATGGTAAAGATCCTAGAAGTTTTTTATTGGCAGATTATGTTATTTTAGGCATTTCACGTACCTCTAAAACACCGCTAAGTATGTATTTAGCTAACAAAAATTATAAAGTTGCAAATTTACCTTTGATTCCAGAAGCAAGTTTGCCAAAAGAATTATTTGAAATTGATCCTGCGAAGATTATCGGTCTAACAAGTAGTCCAGAAGCTCTTATGAAAATCAGAACCTCTCGCCTAAAATCGTTAGGTCTAAATGAAGATTCTAGCTACTCTAGTAAAGAACGAGTCATTGAAGAATTAGCTTATTCAGCCAAGCTTTACAGTCAGCTTGGCATTAAAGTTATTGATGTTGAACATCGAGCTATTGAAGAAACAGCGGCTCTAATTTGTGAACTACCCTAA
- a CDS encoding pyruvate, water dikinase regulatory protein, which yields MENQTDQFVYIISDSVGETANKLSQAAMSQFPTTDFNVSRYPFVRGEGTLLSILEQAKNENAMIVHTLITDGLSKIACDFCQEHNLFCFDLLNPMVDEIVKRTGSTPSKEPGALHQLNDNYFHRIGAIEFAVKYDDGKDPKGFLEADIVILGVSRTSKTPLSMFLANKNLKVANLPLIPESHIPDQLWKVNPKKIVGLTNDPELLNSIRRERMIAYGLNPDTTYSDRDRINEELEFAQNLYEKLGCLVINVATKSIEETAAIILDTLQLDDMSYDN from the coding sequence ATGGAGAATCAAACAGATCAATTTGTTTACATTATTTCAGATTCAGTTGGCGAAACTGCCAATAAATTAAGTCAGGCAGCCATGTCTCAATTTCCAACAACCGATTTCAATGTTTCTCGTTACCCTTTTGTACGTGGAGAAGGAACATTACTTTCAATTTTAGAACAAGCTAAGAATGAAAATGCGATGATTGTTCACACCTTAATCACGGATGGTCTAAGTAAAATTGCGTGTGATTTTTGTCAGGAACATAATTTATTTTGTTTTGACTTGTTAAATCCAATGGTAGACGAAATTGTTAAACGGACTGGATCTACTCCTAGTAAAGAACCTGGTGCCCTACATCAATTAAACGACAATTATTTCCACCGTATCGGTGCGATTGAGTTTGCCGTTAAGTACGACGATGGAAAAGATCCAAAAGGCTTCCTAGAGGCTGATATTGTTATTTTAGGCGTATCTCGTACGTCTAAAACACCTTTGAGTATGTTTTTAGCTAATAAAAACTTAAAAGTGGCAAATCTGCCATTAATCCCAGAATCACATATTCCAGATCAGTTATGGAAAGTCAATCCTAAAAAAATTGTGGGGTTAACAAATGATCCAGAACTATTAAACTCTATCCGACGTGAACGCATGATTGCTTATGGATTAAATCCAGATACGACTTATTCTGATAGAGATCGTATTAATGAAGAATTAGAATTTGCGCAAAATCTCTATGAGAAATTAGGCTGCCTAGTCATTAATGTTGCCACGAAATCAATTGAAGAAACAGCTGCCATTATTTTGGACACCCTTCAATTAGACGATATGAGTTATGATAATTAA
- the tuf gene encoding elongation factor Tu: MAKATFDRSKSHVNIGTIGHVDHGKTTLTAAIATVLSKHGGGSAQNYADIDNAPEEKERGITINTSHIEYETDTRHYAHVDCPGHADYVKNMITGAAQMDGAILVVSAADGPMPQTREHILLSRQVGVPYIVVFLNKVDMVDDEELLELVEMEVRDLLSEYDFPGDDTPVIAGSALKALEGEASYEEKVLELMAAVDEYIPTPQRDTEKPFMMPVEDVFSITGRGTVATGRVERGEVRVGEEVEIVGINEAPTKTIVTGVEMFRKLLDYAQAGDNIGALLRGVAREDIERGQVLAKPGTITPHTKFKAEIYVLSKEEGGRHTPFFTNYRPQFYFRTTDVTGVCELPEGVEMVMPGDNVTIEVTLINPIAIEAGTNFSIREGGRTVGAGVVAEIQA; the protein is encoded by the coding sequence ATGGCAAAAGCAACATTTGATCGTTCAAAAAGTCACGTTAACATTGGTACTATCGGACACGTTGACCATGGTAAAACAACTTTAACAGCTGCAATCGCAACTGTATTATCTAAACATGGTGGCGGTTCTGCGCAAAACTATGCAGATATCGATAACGCTCCAGAAGAAAAAGAACGTGGTATTACAATCAATACTTCACACATCGAATATGAAACTGACACTCGTCACTACGCACACGTAGATTGCCCAGGTCACGCGGATTACGTTAAAAACATGATCACTGGTGCTGCACAAATGGATGGCGCTATCTTAGTAGTATCTGCTGCAGATGGTCCAATGCCACAAACTCGTGAGCATATCTTACTTTCTCGTCAAGTTGGTGTTCCATACATCGTTGTCTTCTTAAACAAAGTAGACATGGTTGATGATGAAGAATTATTAGAATTAGTCGAAATGGAAGTTCGTGATCTATTATCAGAATACGATTTCCCAGGTGATGACACTCCAGTTATCGCTGGTTCAGCTCTTAAAGCCCTAGAAGGCGAAGCTTCATACGAAGAAAAAGTTCTAGAATTAATGGCTGCAGTTGATGAGTACATTCCTACTCCACAACGTGATACTGAAAAACCATTCATGATGCCAGTTGAGGATGTATTCTCAATCACTGGACGTGGAACTGTTGCAACAGGACGTGTTGAACGTGGTGAAGTACGTGTTGGTGAAGAAGTTGAAATTGTTGGGATCAACGAAGCCCCTACAAAAACAATTGTAACTGGTGTTGAAATGTTCCGTAAATTATTAGATTACGCACAAGCTGGAGATAACATTGGCGCATTACTACGTGGTGTAGCTCGTGAAGATATCGAACGTGGACAAGTACTTGCTAAACCAGGTACAATCACTCCACACACAAAGTTTAAAGCTGAAATCTATGTATTATCAAAAGAAGAGGGTGGACGTCACACTCCATTCTTCACAAACTACCGTCCACAGTTCTACTTCCGTACAACTGATGTAACTGGTGTTTGTGAGTTACCAGAAGGCGTTGAAATGGTAATGCCTGGCGATAACGTTACAATTGAAGTAACTCTTATCAACCCAATCGCTATCGAAGCAGGAACGAACTTCTCTATCCGTGAGGGTGGACGTACAGTTGGAGCCGGTGTTGTAGCTGAAATCCAAGCTTAA